From Piscinibacter gummiphilus:
TCAGCTCGAAGAGCATGTGGAAGAAGAGCCAGGCGTCTTCCACGTTGCGCACGTCGTCGGCGGCGTGCAGCAGCTGCGTGAGCGCTTCTTCGTAGCGGCCGAAGAGCGCGTTGATCAGCTCGTCTTTGGCGGGGTAGTGGTAGTAGAGGTTGCCGGGGCTGATGTTCAGCTCGGCCGAGATCAGCGTGGTGGAGACATTGGGCTCGCCGAAGCGGTTGAACAGCTCCAGCGTCACTTCGAGGATGCGCTCGGCGGTGCGCCGCGGTTTCTTCGGGGGTGGGGCCATGTCTCGGGAAAGCCTCTTTGCGGTGTGCCGGGGAATCTAGCACCGCGCGGGGCGCGAGTGGGCCGCCGCCAGCGAGAAAAGAGCGGCCTGCCTACAATCCGCGCCCTCATGTCCGCCGTCTCGTTCCAGAACGTCAGCAAGGTCTACCGCACCGCCGGGCGAGAGCTCAAGGCCCTCGACGGTGTGAGCTTCGACATCCAGCCCGGTGAGTTCTTCGGCCTGCTCGGTCCGAATGGCGCAGGCAAGACCACCCTCATCAGCATCCTCGCCGGGCTCACGCGGGCAAGCGGCGGCAGTGTCTCGGTGCTGGGCCACGATGTGGTCAACGATTTCGCCGCCGCGCGCAAGGCGCTCGGCATCGTGCCGCAGGAGCTGGTGTTCGACCCCTTCTTCAGCGTGCGCGAGACGCTGCGCATCCAGAGCGGCTACTTCGGCGTGAAGAACAACGGCGCCTGGATCGACGAGCTGCTGCAGGGCCTGGGCCTCGCCGACAAGGCCGACGCCAACATGCGCCAGCTCTCGGGTGGCATGAAGCGGCGCGTGCTGGTGGCGCAGGCCCTGGTGCACCGGCCGCCGGTGATCGTGCTCGACGAGCCGACGGCGGGGGTTGACGTGGAGCTGCGCCAGACGCTGTGGCACTTCGTCGCGCGGCTCAACAAGCAGGGCCACACGGTGCTGCTGACCACGCATTACCTCGAAGAAGCCGAGGCGCTGTGCGGGCGCATCGCGATGTTGAAGCTCGGCCGCGTGGTTGCGCTCGACCGCACTTCTGCGCTGCTCGCCGGCACCGCGAGCACGATGATGCGCTTCAAGATGGACCAGGCGCTGCCGGCTGAACTTGCGTCCCACGCGCGGGTGACCGGGCGCATCGTGCAGGTCACCGCGCACGACACGGCCGAGGTCGAGCGGGTGCTGCAGATCCTGCGGGCCAACGGCTGCCAGCCAGAAGACCTGGAGATCGGCCGCGCCGACCTCGAAGATGTGTTCCTCGAAATCATGCAGGGCGCGCCACGCTCTCTCGACCAGGTGAAGGTGGCGGTATGAACATCGTGTTGGCCGGCGCACGCACGCTGCTCTACAAGGAGATGCTGCGCTTCTACAAGGTGAGCTTCCAGACGGTGGCTGCGCCCGTGCTCACGGCGGTGCTGTACCTGCTCATCTTCGGCCACGTGCTCGAAGGGCGTGTGCAGGTGTTCGGCGAGGTCGGCTACACGAGCTTCCTGATCCCCGGGCTCGTGATGATGAGCGTGTTGCAGAACGCGTTCGCCAACAGCAGCTCCTCGCTGATCCAGAGCAAGATCACCGGCAACCTCGTGTTCCTGCTGGTCACGCCGCTCAGCCATTGGGCGTGGTTCGTCGCCTATGTCGGCGCGTCCATCATCCGCGGCGTGGTGGTGGGGCTGGGCGTGCTGCTGGTCACCGTGTGGTTTGCGCCGCCGCCGATCGCCAACCCGCTGTGGATCGTGGTCTTCACGCTCTGCGGCGCCGCGATGATGGGCGCGCTCGGGCTCGTGGCAGGCCTCTGGGCCGAGAAGTTCGACCAGATC
This genomic window contains:
- a CDS encoding ABC transporter ATP-binding protein; its protein translation is MSAVSFQNVSKVYRTAGRELKALDGVSFDIQPGEFFGLLGPNGAGKTTLISILAGLTRASGGSVSVLGHDVVNDFAAARKALGIVPQELVFDPFFSVRETLRIQSGYFGVKNNGAWIDELLQGLGLADKADANMRQLSGGMKRRVLVAQALVHRPPVIVLDEPTAGVDVELRQTLWHFVARLNKQGHTVLLTTHYLEEAEALCGRIAMLKLGRVVALDRTSALLAGTASTMMRFKMDQALPAELASHARVTGRIVQVTAHDTAEVERVLQILRANGCQPEDLEIGRADLEDVFLEIMQGAPRSLDQVKVAV
- a CDS encoding ABC transporter permease, which produces MNIVLAGARTLLYKEMLRFYKVSFQTVAAPVLTAVLYLLIFGHVLEGRVQVFGEVGYTSFLIPGLVMMSVLQNAFANSSSSLIQSKITGNLVFLLVTPLSHWAWFVAYVGASIIRGVVVGLGVLLVTVWFAPPPIANPLWIVVFTLCGAAMMGALGLVAGLWAEKFDQIAAFQNFIVMPMTMLSGVFYSIKSLPAFWQGVSHLNPFFYMVDGFRHGFFGTSDVSPWMSFGIVGVTLGVVCALCLHLLRIGYKIRS